In the Lentisphaerota bacterium genome, one interval contains:
- a CDS encoding biopolymer transporter ExbD codes for MKMKLPDQGDPDLDMAPMIDMTFLLLIYFICTCTLIMPEADLGIRLPGMIAQATTVDMPDEQMIEVRKTGEVYLNDRSFDSSTSTDLPDLVATLTRYRLSAEAASGKALITIMADGDTSHQRVIDVMNACAAAKLKDISFAGASE; via the coding sequence ATGAAAATGAAGCTCCCCGATCAAGGCGATCCCGATCTGGACATGGCGCCGATGATCGATATGACCTTTCTTCTGCTCATCTACTTCATCTGCACCTGCACGCTGATCATGCCAGAGGCCGATCTGGGTATCCGGCTGCCCGGCATGATTGCACAGGCCACGACGGTTGACATGCCCGACGAGCAGATGATCGAAGTCCGCAAGACCGGGGAGGTGTATCTGAACGACCGCTCGTTTGATTCCTCCACCTCGACCGATCTGCCCGATCTGGTCGCCACGCTCACCCGTTACCGCCTGAGCGCGGAAGCGGCAAGCGGCAAAGCGTTAATCACCATCATGGCCGATGGCGACACGTCGCACCAACGGGTGATCGACGTCATGAACGCCTGCGCGGCGGCCAAGCTCAAGGACATCTCGTTCGCTGGGGCGTCCGAATAA
- a CDS encoding tetratricopeptide repeat protein — translation MQKTIYLSRAGRLRVVVWVLAALCFAMPAFGQIQATVRELRESAFKKFTLGEFESAIPEFQMLIETLGSVTSTQGLAEMEAVYYNLGLCYFLTGQFAQAEQAFVAYCKKYPRGARLSESFVYIADSLRFVSKHQEAIKAYKAALAKFSYGFDMLADIHAAIARCYLALDDWAAAREPLRDAFRTAPDFLRRNRAATLLATSYLKTLTLDQLYPMIPFLLRRDSHASRSIAFNLSAIEAGDELFGDERYREAFWLYRLVFPYEEVQMRTESHLEYLKRLAEYEKRFMTDPRRLMRIMEWIGDTEFELKSLAEVENYDQDLFYRLARGYMEALRYREACAGFLHLHTIAGKERAEESLYLAFVCASRIQPNDRCYTIARQYMDKYPAGTYYDDLTMLVGQMIAQEKRWPDVIRHFTEVLQVRPDHQMAAECLFLLGYAHFMEEQFEQATARFRELRERFSGWEQIDAAIYWTAMSEMFATHFEAAEKDFGLLQESGGTSTFIEDGSYRRAVCNYALGQYDLADTRLKAFIERYPKGSLRYEAHMLRGDVAGTVGRTDDAVVCYQTALTAPDDLMNIEFYNHCAFQAGQILYDAEKFEDVRTHFASYIQRNRPDSNIPLAVYWTGRALFNQGEQVGAIRYYRDAVTTFGADRKAMGVDLILDEWIGTTKRLSSNDVANAWSEMEAAWKRAAASGDTVSRLRYQRVLLYRPGLTPSVYNNILSNLLQPENLEHASPAVMETMLEGARTRFQTNLATRVAQAILTDYPETDFALDARMLLAQFAIEQAREAPAETAQKLLGEAVAHLTIIRDVFATSGEAAEALLLLGAIFRDQGKLDDAQKCFESVLGVKGWRGAWPEALHGLGLCAEARKDWLKATAYYERIYVMYGNYRAWTAKAYLRRAECLRRAYQDKQARETLAEMLAQDELKAFPEYVQAGELLTQLEGRGL, via the coding sequence GTGCAGAAAACAATCTATCTATCACGAGCCGGGCGACTGCGGGTCGTCGTCTGGGTCTTGGCGGCCCTGTGTTTCGCCATGCCGGCGTTCGGGCAGATCCAGGCGACCGTGCGCGAATTGCGTGAAAGCGCCTTCAAAAAATTCACTCTGGGCGAGTTCGAGTCGGCGATCCCTGAATTCCAGATGCTTATCGAGACTCTGGGATCTGTCACGAGCACACAGGGGCTGGCCGAGATGGAGGCGGTCTACTACAACCTCGGCCTCTGTTATTTCCTCACCGGGCAGTTTGCACAAGCCGAGCAGGCGTTTGTCGCCTATTGCAAGAAATACCCCCGCGGGGCGCGTCTTTCCGAATCGTTTGTTTACATCGCTGACAGCCTGCGCTTTGTTTCCAAGCATCAAGAGGCGATCAAGGCCTACAAGGCGGCCTTGGCCAAATTCAGTTACGGATTCGACATGCTCGCCGACATTCATGCCGCAATCGCACGCTGCTACCTGGCTCTGGACGACTGGGCGGCGGCACGCGAACCGCTGCGCGACGCCTTCCGCACAGCCCCCGATTTCCTGCGCCGCAACCGGGCCGCCACGCTGCTGGCCACGTCGTATTTGAAGACGCTGACGCTTGATCAGCTCTACCCCATGATCCCCTTTCTGCTGCGGCGTGACTCCCACGCCTCGCGCTCGATCGCCTTCAATCTTTCGGCCATCGAGGCGGGCGACGAATTGTTCGGCGACGAACGCTATCGTGAGGCGTTCTGGCTCTATCGGTTGGTATTTCCTTACGAAGAGGTGCAGATGCGCACCGAGTCCCATCTCGAATACCTCAAGCGGCTCGCGGAGTATGAGAAACGCTTCATGACCGATCCCCGGCGACTGATGCGGATCATGGAGTGGATTGGCGATACGGAATTCGAACTCAAATCGCTCGCGGAGGTCGAGAATTACGATCAAGACCTGTTCTACCGTCTCGCCCGAGGCTACATGGAGGCGCTCCGCTACCGCGAGGCGTGTGCAGGGTTTCTCCACCTCCACACCATCGCTGGAAAGGAACGAGCCGAGGAATCGCTCTATTTAGCGTTTGTCTGTGCCTCGCGCATCCAGCCCAACGACCGCTGTTACACCATCGCCCGGCAGTATATGGATAAATACCCGGCGGGCACCTATTACGACGACCTCACGATGTTGGTGGGTCAAATGATTGCCCAAGAAAAGCGCTGGCCCGACGTGATCCGTCACTTCACCGAAGTGTTGCAGGTTCGGCCGGATCACCAAATGGCCGCCGAGTGCCTCTTCCTCCTTGGCTACGCGCATTTCATGGAGGAACAGTTCGAGCAGGCGACGGCCCGGTTCCGCGAGCTGCGCGAGCGGTTCTCCGGCTGGGAGCAGATCGACGCGGCGATCTATTGGACGGCGATGTCCGAGATGTTCGCGACCCATTTCGAGGCGGCTGAGAAGGACTTTGGCCTGTTGCAAGAAAGCGGCGGGACCTCGACCTTCATCGAAGACGGCAGCTACCGCCGGGCGGTCTGCAACTATGCCTTGGGGCAGTACGATCTGGCCGACACCCGTCTGAAGGCATTCATCGAACGCTATCCCAAGGGGAGTCTGCGCTATGAAGCGCACATGCTTCGCGGCGACGTGGCGGGCACGGTCGGCCGCACCGACGACGCCGTGGTGTGCTATCAGACGGCGCTCACCGCCCCGGACGATCTGATGAACATCGAGTTTTACAACCATTGTGCTTTCCAGGCGGGGCAGATTCTGTACGACGCCGAGAAGTTTGAGGACGTGCGCACGCATTTTGCCTCCTACATCCAACGCAACCGCCCGGATTCAAACATCCCGCTGGCCGTTTATTGGACGGGCCGGGCGCTCTTTAATCAGGGCGAGCAGGTCGGTGCCATCCGTTACTACCGCGACGCCGTCACGACGTTCGGCGCTGATCGAAAAGCGATGGGGGTCGACCTGATCCTCGACGAGTGGATCGGGACCACGAAGCGCCTCTCGTCGAACGACGTCGCTAATGCCTGGTCGGAGATGGAGGCCGCCTGGAAGCGGGCGGCCGCCTCGGGCGACACCGTCAGCCGACTCCGCTACCAGCGGGTCCTGTTGTATCGACCCGGCTTGACGCCGAGCGTTTACAACAACATCCTCTCTAATTTGCTGCAACCCGAAAACCTCGAGCACGCCAGCCCGGCGGTGATGGAGACGATGCTGGAAGGGGCGCGGACACGCTTCCAGACCAATCTCGCAACCCGCGTGGCGCAGGCGATCCTCACCGACTACCCCGAAACAGATTTTGCCCTCGATGCACGTATGTTGCTGGCCCAGTTCGCCATCGAACAGGCGCGTGAAGCACCTGCCGAAACCGCGCAGAAACTCCTTGGCGAGGCCGTGGCCCATCTCACGATCATCCGGGATGTGTTCGCAACGAGCGGCGAAGCGGCCGAGGCGCTGTTGCTGCTGGGCGCGATCTTCCGGGATCAGGGCAAACTCGACGACGCTCAGAAATGCTTTGAATCGGTGTTGGGTGTCAAGGGCTGGCGCGGCGCGTGGCCCGAGGCGCTTCACGGTCTGGGCCTCTGTGCCGAGGCGCGCAAAGACTGGCTCAAGGCCACCGCCTACTACGAGCGGATCTACGTCATGTACGGCAACTACCGCGCGTGGACGGCCAAGGCCTACCTTCGGCGCGCGGAATGCTTGCGCCGCGCCTACCAGGACAAACAGGCGCGGGAGACGCTGGCGGAGATGCTGGCGCAAGACGAATTAAAGGCTTTCCCCGAGTATGTGCAGGCCGGGGAATTGCTCACCCAGTTGGAGGGGCGCGGCTTATGA
- a CDS encoding VWA domain-containing protein encodes MSFIKTLKRWVNPDGHASSRKQVLRLVLIGSLGLHALGAVIFGGIRLVTSMMKEETVFVAQPPVRTYEPRQVELKVKVQNKQRSSSRPQVVPRLVAARPANISLPDIKVDPKLVTTTFQPKFKAVSGTGLGVGLGSGYGTSGFGQGVSQVNFFGIQAVGERIAVCVDVSVSMVEEERGGPAGFLRVKQRVGDVIDAIKDGTQFNLIVFADGCSILEPGKMLFSTPETRTQAKQFLTPFNTEGQWGHDGGNFSGFAHGLKGGGGTTRLDLAIAAAMSQGADTLLIISDGLPQVRKVLTEEQREARNRMLADWQAQNAGALQAYERAAAAAPPAQVRTRRVWVPPQAAQPARPPSKAAPREGKPIDRGSPARPAREGYWTEVTETIGGGGGGGPPRPTPPAPPPLGNWTLADFVQHISLIYKDVYVAKGLKLPRIHCIGYQIDKDGGDFLKRLSEQYKGQFRMVRKLQ; translated from the coding sequence ATGAGTTTTATAAAAACGTTAAAACGCTGGGTCAATCCAGATGGTCACGCCTCGTCGCGCAAGCAGGTATTGCGCCTGGTCCTGATCGGCAGTCTGGGCCTCCACGCGCTGGGCGCTGTCATTTTTGGCGGCATCCGGCTCGTCACCTCGATGATGAAGGAAGAGACTGTCTTCGTGGCGCAACCGCCGGTGCGGACCTACGAGCCGCGCCAAGTCGAATTAAAGGTTAAGGTGCAAAACAAACAACGCAGTTCAAGCCGACCCCAGGTGGTGCCGCGACTGGTGGCGGCCCGCCCGGCCAACATTTCACTGCCCGACATCAAGGTTGACCCCAAACTGGTGACCACGACGTTCCAGCCGAAGTTCAAGGCCGTGAGCGGAACGGGCTTGGGCGTCGGTCTCGGCTCTGGCTACGGAACGTCGGGCTTCGGCCAGGGAGTGTCGCAGGTGAACTTCTTCGGCATTCAGGCGGTCGGGGAGCGGATTGCGGTGTGCGTCGATGTGTCGGTGAGCATGGTCGAGGAGGAGCGCGGCGGACCGGCTGGATTCCTTCGGGTCAAACAGCGGGTCGGCGACGTCATCGATGCCATCAAGGACGGCACGCAGTTCAACCTGATCGTCTTTGCCGACGGATGCTCGATTCTTGAACCGGGAAAAATGCTTTTCTCCACCCCGGAGACCCGCACCCAGGCCAAACAATTTTTGACCCCGTTCAACACGGAAGGGCAGTGGGGCCATGACGGCGGAAATTTCAGCGGATTCGCCCATGGCCTCAAGGGGGGCGGCGGCACGACGCGACTCGATCTCGCAATTGCGGCGGCGATGTCTCAGGGCGCCGACACGCTGCTGATCATCAGCGACGGTCTGCCGCAGGTGCGGAAAGTGTTGACCGAAGAGCAGCGTGAGGCCCGCAACCGCATGCTGGCGGACTGGCAAGCCCAGAACGCGGGGGCCCTACAGGCTTACGAACGGGCCGCAGCGGCCGCACCGCCGGCCCAAGTTCGCACCCGCCGCGTCTGGGTGCCGCCACAGGCCGCGCAGCCGGCGCGGCCGCCGTCCAAGGCAGCGCCCCGCGAAGGGAAACCAATTGATCGCGGCAGTCCCGCCCGTCCCGCCCGCGAAGGCTATTGGACCGAGGTGACGGAAACCATCGGCGGCGGTGGCGGCGGTGGCCCCCCCCGGCCGACACCGCCCGCGCCCCCGCCGCTCGGCAATTGGACCCTAGCCGATTTCGTGCAACATATCAGTCTGATCTATAAGGATGTTTACGTCGCCAAGGGCCTCAAGCTGCCCCGCATTCACTGCATCGGCTATCAGATCGACAAGGACGGCGGTGATTTCCTGAAGCGGCTGTCCGAGCAGTATAAGGGACAGTTCCGTATGGTGCGCAAACTGCAGTAG
- a CDS encoding MotA/TolQ/ExbB proton channel family protein, translating to MMNGKSQVKLGVMMFLATVAVLVVHAQTGGDGGSAAPKAGKSLLDLWNVGGPVMWPIGLCSVLGIGLTVYCAIQYRLEKMVRPDIQPTLRKAFGALDFKTASAVCSGAPCMLTTILRAGLIRLESSQDADVASFEKAMEEASVEEVSEWQKPLGHLSLVAQIAPMLGLLGTVTGMIGAFDKIGLGAMGSPEKLAANIGEAMITTAAGLIVAIPSMFTYFYFKAQFTSNVARVSLLLGNLSHHLGMALKCGGLVEESSPAAAPSAPIGRTL from the coding sequence ATGATGAACGGGAAAAGTCAGGTAAAGCTTGGGGTGATGATGTTTTTGGCGACCGTGGCGGTGCTCGTGGTACACGCGCAAACCGGCGGCGACGGCGGATCAGCGGCGCCCAAGGCCGGCAAGTCTTTGCTGGACTTGTGGAACGTCGGCGGACCGGTCATGTGGCCGATCGGCCTCTGTTCGGTGCTCGGGATCGGACTGACGGTCTATTGCGCCATCCAGTATCGGCTTGAAAAGATGGTCCGGCCGGACATTCAGCCGACGCTGCGCAAGGCGTTCGGCGCGCTCGATTTCAAGACCGCGAGCGCCGTGTGCTCAGGCGCACCCTGCATGCTGACGACGATCCTGAGGGCTGGCCTGATACGGCTCGAAAGCAGTCAGGACGCCGATGTGGCCTCGTTTGAAAAAGCGATGGAGGAGGCATCCGTGGAAGAGGTCTCGGAATGGCAGAAGCCGCTTGGACACCTTTCGCTGGTGGCGCAGATCGCGCCGATGCTGGGATTGCTCGGAACCGTGACCGGCATGATCGGGGCGTTCGACAAAATCGGCCTGGGTGCCATGGGCTCCCCCGAGAAACTGGCGGCGAACATCGGCGAGGCGATGATCACGACTGCGGCCGGCTTGATTGTGGCCATTCCATCCATGTTCACCTATTTCTATTTCAAGGCGCAATTCACCAGCAACGTCGCCCGGGTGTCGCTCCTTCTCGGCAATCTTTCGCACCACCTCGGCATGGCGCTCAAGTGTGGCGGCCTGGTTGAGGAAAGCTCGCCTGCCGCCGCCCCGTCAGCCCCAATCGGACGAACCCTGTAA
- a CDS encoding prepilin-type N-terminal cleavage/methylation domain-containing protein, whose amino-acid sequence MRGRGSGFGVPGASPRNRTAAGARAGLTLVEVLFVMIIFAILIGLVIGLGRYADTATRINQARADLGEWSVALSRWHDTFGEYPTSPDDTVGGLVSNTVPITRLTVAEQPTDYAAAGAGSNTLAMTAFFRDMPLQDPWRQFYFYEARTNAAATASSHSLYSAGPDGNPETPHDNIYFSN is encoded by the coding sequence ATGAGGGGTCGGGGTTCAGGGTTCGGCGTTCCGGGCGCGTCGCCCCGAAATCGGACTGCGGCGGGTGCCCGCGCCGGACTGACCCTCGTCGAGGTTCTCTTCGTCATGATCATCTTCGCCATCCTGATCGGGCTGGTCATCGGCCTCGGCCGCTATGCCGACACGGCCACCCGGATCAACCAGGCCCGGGCCGATCTCGGCGAATGGTCCGTGGCTTTAAGCCGGTGGCACGACACCTTCGGCGAGTATCCGACGTCCCCCGACGACACCGTTGGTGGCCTTGTGTCCAATACGGTTCCGATCACACGCCTCACGGTCGCCGAACAGCCAACGGATTACGCCGCCGCCGGTGCTGGGTCGAACACGCTCGCCATGACCGCATTCTTCCGCGACATGCCGCTTCAGGACCCGTGGCGGCAGTTCTATTTCTACGAGGCCCGCACCAACGCGGCAGCCACCGCGTCAAGCCATTCCCTGTATTCGGCGGGCCCGGACGGTAATCCAGAAACACCCCATGACAACATCTATTTTTCAAACTGA
- a CDS encoding prepilin-type N-terminal cleavage/methylation domain-containing protein: protein MAAWLKIDRKPIKSILSTVSKALPARPPPRSGFTLIELIAAMAIFMLLVGALIVGTNNAFDTWQGASSRTRTLGRGRAALGLIVEDLLHATSLSHAFVLAHEPTRPPWAFDDDDAVWSNVAEFDRVAPAPSAVGVAPDGRVRWRLETTNTISTLIREITYATNDTTRVTEVLDGVTRLRFVALAEDPEAESLTAITTNTLPASIDVLIELVPPDALRKASGMADEDRKAFLARQTLPLTARVTFPHSRVPPLVSATNRVVLSGQVLQADRTPLTVAIDLAGGQTGFIQADGGVYGVTARQTSRPIRLTPQEPSSGRAGRYTPRWRVWWPASGSRDGFDFIWRESDITLSGLITRQGTAEPVPGVILDFPMAGQAITGSDGTYRIGVDSGWPYDGSEARVTPIHPRTPGGRFEAIGTGAAGEHHLFRDVLEDQTDRDFIWFPPDLVLTGEVVCGECATPVDGVRLRAAGDGITRDDITADVGRYTIPVPYGWSGTLNAVWFWDDDEDDTVGVFFNSPVRFNTVTESAYTRFRWLPNAVISGSVYRATFDTHTVPFSRAFHLYTQCLDRAEIPSGIYPGRTAAISNGTYTISAPHQWYHTGEDRILFINPTHSSGGDSHGVYDPPFVRFSAPPRSNTSADFIWFPCDLSISGAVTNGLGEAVANQAVFFISNCLDIAPTNAIEHLVLTNIVTTTTPAVTTLTAVVILNDTTNLASSVEIERGFAFLFNDSRHAFAETPRVYTATTGVYTNWVSLGWSGAILPIATNRTFLPTAVFVENLTSNLTGVVFGRD, encoded by the coding sequence ATGGCCGCGTGGTTGAAGATTGATCGGAAACCGATAAAATCGATACTATCGACAGTATCGAAAGCGTTGCCCGCGCGCCCCCCCCCGAGATCCGGCTTTACGCTCATCGAGTTGATCGCGGCCATGGCTATCTTCATGCTTCTGGTCGGCGCGCTGATCGTGGGCACAAACAACGCTTTTGACACCTGGCAGGGCGCCTCGTCGCGCACCCGAACGCTGGGCCGGGGCCGCGCAGCGCTCGGCCTCATCGTCGAAGACCTCCTGCATGCCACCAGCCTCTCCCATGCCTTTGTCCTCGCCCACGAGCCCACCCGTCCTCCATGGGCCTTTGACGACGATGACGCCGTTTGGTCAAACGTTGCGGAATTCGACCGCGTCGCGCCAGCCCCGTCTGCAGTCGGCGTTGCGCCGGATGGTCGTGTGCGCTGGCGACTCGAAACAACCAACACCATCTCGACCCTCATCCGGGAGATCACCTATGCGACGAACGACACCACCCGTGTCACCGAGGTGCTGGACGGCGTGACCCGCCTCCGTTTCGTTGCCCTTGCGGAAGACCCCGAAGCTGAATCCCTCACCGCGATCACAACCAACACCCTCCCGGCTTCCATCGATGTCTTGATCGAGCTTGTGCCGCCGGACGCCTTGCGCAAGGCCTCAGGGATGGCCGATGAAGACCGAAAGGCCTTTCTCGCCCGCCAGACGCTTCCGCTCACCGCCCGCGTCACCTTCCCGCATTCGCGCGTCCCGCCGCTGGTCTCAGCCACCAACAGGGTCGTCCTGTCGGGGCAGGTGTTGCAGGCGGACAGGACGCCCCTCACCGTCGCTATCGACCTCGCGGGCGGACAAACCGGGTTCATCCAGGCCGATGGAGGCGTCTACGGCGTCACGGCCCGCCAGACGAGCCGGCCCATCCGCCTCACGCCACAGGAACCCTCCAGCGGCCGCGCCGGACGCTACACCCCGCGGTGGCGCGTCTGGTGGCCCGCATCCGGCAGCCGCGACGGCTTCGATTTCATCTGGCGAGAAAGCGACATCACCCTCTCGGGCCTCATCACCCGCCAAGGAACGGCCGAACCTGTCCCAGGCGTGATCCTCGACTTCCCCATGGCCGGACAAGCCATCACCGGCAGCGACGGCACCTACCGCATCGGCGTGGATTCCGGTTGGCCTTACGACGGCTCGGAGGCGCGTGTCACGCCTATCCATCCCCGGACGCCCGGTGGCCGGTTCGAAGCCATCGGCACCGGCGCGGCTGGCGAACACCATCTCTTTCGGGATGTCCTCGAGGACCAGACCGACCGTGATTTCATCTGGTTCCCGCCGGACCTGGTCCTCACGGGCGAGGTGGTTTGCGGCGAATGCGCGACGCCCGTGGACGGCGTACGCCTCCGCGCCGCCGGCGACGGCATCACGCGGGATGACATCACCGCCGATGTCGGCCGCTACACGATCCCCGTGCCGTACGGCTGGAGCGGCACCCTCAACGCCGTCTGGTTCTGGGATGACGATGAAGATGACACTGTGGGCGTTTTCTTCAACAGCCCCGTCCGTTTCAACACGGTCACCGAATCGGCGTACACACGCTTCCGATGGCTTCCGAACGCGGTGATTTCCGGATCCGTTTATCGTGCCACCTTTGACACCCACACCGTTCCGTTCTCGCGCGCGTTCCATCTCTACACCCAGTGCCTCGACCGCGCCGAAATCCCGTCCGGGATTTACCCCGGTCGCACGGCGGCAATCAGCAACGGCACCTACACGATATCCGCCCCGCACCAGTGGTACCATACCGGGGAAGACCGCATCCTCTTCATCAACCCCACCCACAGCAGCGGCGGTGACAGCCACGGCGTCTACGACCCGCCTTTTGTTCGTTTCAGCGCACCACCGAGGAGCAACACCTCCGCCGATTTCATCTGGTTTCCGTGCGACCTCTCCATCAGCGGTGCGGTCACCAACGGTCTGGGCGAGGCGGTGGCGAACCAAGCGGTTTTCTTCATCTCCAATTGCCTCGACATCGCCCCGACCAACGCCATCGAACACCTCGTGCTCACGAACATCGTCACCACCACTACCCCGGCCGTGACCACCCTCACGGCCGTCGTCATTCTTAACGACACGACCAATCTGGCTTCTTCGGTCGAGATCGAGCGTGGCTTTGCCTTCCTGTTCAACGACAGCCGCCACGCCTTTGCCGAAACCCCGCGGGTCTACACCGCGACCACCGGCGTCTACACCAACTGGGTGAGCCTCGGCTGGAGCGGCGCGATCCTGCCGATCGCGACCAACCGGACGTTTCTGCCGACCGCGGTCTTTGTGGAGAACCTCACCAGCAACCTCACGGGAGTGGTCTTTGGCCGCGACTGA
- a CDS encoding biopolymer transporter ExbD, translating into MRIPMDDKEETKVQMAPMIDMVFLLIIFFMTASHMSASRSKDLDIPVADRGVIPKDRPARWTVNIAQEGTSFRIFSGLEPVTVAELKRLVTERLKQEPDLKVYLRADKQTPHKDVKAVMSAMAEAGIGDFIFGVFSTGKNGGDQ; encoded by the coding sequence ATGCGCATACCGATGGATGATAAAGAAGAGACCAAGGTGCAGATGGCGCCGATGATTGACATGGTGTTTCTGCTGATCATCTTCTTCATGACGGCCTCTCACATGAGCGCGAGCCGGAGCAAGGATCTGGACATTCCGGTCGCGGATCGCGGCGTGATTCCCAAAGATCGGCCCGCCCGCTGGACGGTAAACATTGCTCAGGAGGGGACGTCCTTCCGGATCTTCAGCGGCCTCGAACCGGTGACGGTCGCCGAATTGAAGCGATTGGTTACGGAACGTCTGAAACAGGAACCGGATCTGAAGGTGTACCTCCGCGCCGACAAGCAGACGCCCCACAAGGATGTCAAAGCCGTGATGAGCGCCATGGCCGAGGCGGGGATCGGCGACTTTATCTTCGGCGTCTTCTCAACAGGCAAGAATGGGGGCGACCAATGA
- a CDS encoding prepilin-type N-terminal cleavage/methylation domain-containing protein — MTTSIFQTDVRTPLVTDGSRFGLGAVGRRAFTLVELLLVISIISIILGMLVSTVRAVRRFSRQTITCGEIKNIEAAWKQFYAHYQYWPNAEMIGDVPRTDVNGDAQYELLAPLARMLEGSNITSIVEIPAGITTYNADKIAFLELARFNAQADPVNAWGRDRTIPLAGKTPNTYVVIFDSNGDNQITVHFPSEFGVPATNIFRSVVVWTENPEYSVGAAADGGPPRYFGSWVE, encoded by the coding sequence ATGACAACATCTATTTTTCAAACTGACGTCCGCACACCCCTCGTGACGGACGGCTCCCGCTTCGGATTGGGCGCGGTTGGCCGCCGCGCCTTTACCCTCGTCGAACTCTTGCTTGTCATCTCCATCATCAGCATTATCCTCGGAATGCTCGTCAGCACCGTGCGCGCCGTCCGCCGCTTCAGCCGCCAAACCATCACCTGCGGCGAGATTAAAAACATCGAGGCCGCCTGGAAGCAATTTTACGCGCACTATCAGTATTGGCCGAACGCGGAGATGATCGGCGATGTCCCGCGCACGGATGTCAATGGGGATGCCCAGTACGAGCTCCTCGCCCCGCTCGCGCGGATGCTCGAAGGATCGAACATCACCAGCATCGTCGAGATCCCCGCCGGCATCACGACCTACAACGCCGATAAGATCGCGTTCCTCGAACTCGCCCGCTTCAATGCCCAGGCCGATCCGGTCAACGCCTGGGGGCGTGATCGCACGATTCCCCTCGCCGGCAAGACCCCCAACACCTATGTGGTCATTTTCGATAGCAATGGCGATAATCAGATCACGGTTCATTTTCCAAGCGAATTTGGGGTGCCGGCGACCAACATCTTCCGCTCGGTCGTCGTGTGGACCGAGAATCCCGAGTACAGCGTGGGCGCAGCCGCAGACGGCGGTCCGCCGCGCTATTTTGGGAGTTGGGTGGAGTAA